The Pseudopipra pipra isolate bDixPip1 chromosome 6, bDixPip1.hap1, whole genome shotgun sequence genome includes a region encoding these proteins:
- the NFKBIA gene encoding NF-kappa-B inhibitor alpha has protein sequence MQGAIRASSAQLVRGVQGVPRACSETPQRCTHPLPAGKGAPGASGPGRAGKGREIPPGCGRELPTGTPERRVLPPWKNAKFPLAPTSFLPSPPTPLLGGPSCSALPASAGGAEQDQTRRSGFDWLEIPVLGGSSPAEIPWPRCICEAAPPLPLTRSAHSSVAMISARRAAEPPAMEGYEHPKKDRQGGFPLDDRHDSGLDSMKEEEYRQLVKELEDIRLQPREPPAWAQQLTEDGDTFLHLAIIHEEKALSLEVIQQAAGDRAFLNFQNNLSQTPLHLAVITDQPEIAEHLLKAGCDLEVRDFRGNTPLHIACQQGSLRSVSVLTQYCQPHHLLAVLQATNYKGHTCLHLASIQGYLAIVEYLLSLGADVNAQEPCNGRTALHLAVDLQNSDLVSLLLKHGADVNKVTYQGYSPYQLTWGRDNSSIQEKLKQLTTADLQMLPESEDEESSESEPEFTEDELIYDDCLIGGRQLAF, from the exons ATGCAGGGTGCAATCAgggccagcagtgcccagctggtGAGGGGCGTTCAAGGGGTCCCCAGAGCGTGCAGTGAGACCCCGCAGCGGTGCACACACCCCCTGCCCGCCGGGAAGGGGGCACCTGGAGCCTCAGGaccgggcagggcagggaagggaagggaaatccCCCCGGGGTGCGGCAGGGAACTACCGACGGGGACGCCGGAGAGGCGAGTACTTCCCCCCTGGAAAAACGCCAAGTTCCCTCTCGCGCCGACatctttcctcccctcccctccgaCGCCCCTTCTGGGCGGCCCCAGCTGCTCCGCCCTCCCTGCCAGTGCCGGCGGCGCCGAGCAGGACCAGACCCGTCGGTCGGGCTTTGACTGGCTGGAAATTCCCGTCCTCGGCGGCTCCTCCCCCGCAGAAATCCCCTGGCCGCGGTGTATATGCGAGGCAGCGCCGCCACTGCCGCTCACTCGCAGCGCCCACAGTTCCGTCGCCATGATCagcgcccgccgcgccgccgaGCCGCCCGCCATGGAGGGCTACGAGCACCCCAAGAAGGACCGTCAGGGCGGGTTCCCGCTCGACGATCGCCACGACAGTGGCTTGGACTCCATGAAGGAGGAGGAGTACCGGCAGCTGGtgaaggagctggaggacaTACGGCTGCAGCCCCGCGAGCCGCCcgcctgggcacagcagctgACGGAGGACGGGGACAC TTTTCTCCATTTGGCAATTATTCACGAGGAAAAAGCCCTGAGCCTGGAGGTGATCCAACAGGCAGCCGGCGACCGGGCTTTCCTGAACTTCCAGAACAACCTCAGCCAG ACTCCTCTTCACCTAGCAGTGATAACTGATCAGCCTGAAATTGCTGAGCATCTTCTGAAGGCTGGATGCGACCTGGAAGTCAGGGACTTCCGAGGAAACACCCCCCTGCACATTGCCTGCCAGCAGGGCTCCCTTAGGAGCGTCAGCGTCCTCACGCAGTACTGCCAGCCACACCACCTCCTCGCTGTCCTGCAGGCAACCAACTACAAAG GACATACGTGTCTTCATTTGGCATCCATTCAAGGATACCTGGCTATTGTCGAGTATCTGCTGTCCTTGGGAGCAGATGTAAATGCACAG GAGCCGTGCAATGGCAGAACAGCACTACATTTGGCTGTTGATCTGCAGAATTCAGACCTGGTGTCGCTTCTTCTGAAACATGGGGCAGATGTGAACAAAGTGACCTATCAGGGCTATTCCCCCTATCAGCTCACATGGGGAAGAGACAACTCAAGCATACAGGAAAAGCTGAAGCAGCTGACCACAGCTGACCTGCAGATGTTGCCGGAAAGTGAGGATGAGGAGAGCAGTGAATCGGAACCTGAATTCACAGAGGATGAA ctTATATATGATGACTGCCTTATTGGAGGACGACAGCTGGCATTTTAA